A single genomic interval of Electrophorus electricus isolate fEleEle1 chromosome 2, fEleEle1.pri, whole genome shotgun sequence harbors:
- the pgghg gene encoding protein-glucosylgalactosylhydroxylysine glucosidase isoform X2 encodes MASNFADPYIFSSDTLPSDPRFLPPLANGQLGWRVFEKIMHMGGVYNGEGGACHRADIPCPLAVWMSTEEEGKHTYSLDTHAGIFTHTILTSYVEASQLFYAHRQFPNLMVMEVLLQRQMTTEEPIIVMLDSSFTPHSDDITFQTAPDYKGGRHIFGKTMFPEVPGVPCPSVHLIWSPLTSTVTLLPDQHQSHWSFLLAIAESRENAESSFDTGLELMEHGNLQSSHSKAWAELWLGSRVELEGLVHLNRALIGCMFYLLSAFPSLSETPIQFGGVSPGGLSNGGQGQDYWGHVFWDQDLWIYPNIALFHPKLARAVLDYRMRTLEGAKANAQKQGYKGLKFPWESAISGYEVCAVNIYGQQEIHINGAVTLAFQNYLYLTQDLAVFTEGYGSEVVWCIADYWVSRVTWNPDDRQYHIKGVMPPDEYYYNVDNSVYTNSVAKYSLQFAVELANLLQHPAPSEWQEVADKLKIPFDPELKYHPEFDGYKRGSQVKQADTVLLGYPLGLPMSREVRQNDLECYESVTDPLGPAMTWSVFAVGWLELGEAEKAQQVLQKCFKNIQGPFQVWSESSDGSGAVNFLTGMGGFLQAVLFGYTGFRVQRDCLMFAPLLPDDVAVLSVKGVSYLGNKMDWLVKKQEISVVVRKQAEDSGIDKPSPLEIVLTRSGNIIPLIPGQLVMFPKQPGKIQKQNSKSYCWFL; translated from the exons ATGGCATCAAACTTCGCTGACCCATACATCTTCTCATCTGACACACTTCCCTCTGACCCTCGGTTCCTGCCACCATTGGCTAATGGGCAGCTGGGTTGGAGAGTGTTTGAGAAAATCATGCATATGGGTGGAGTCTATaatggagagggaggagccTGTCACCGTGCTGATATTCCATGTCCACTTGCAGTCTGGATGAGCACAGAGGAGGaaggaaaacacacatacagtttgGACACTCATGCTG gtATATTCACTCACACCATACTTACCTCTTATGTGGAGGCATCTCAGCTGTTCTATGCTCACCGGCAGTTCCCAAACCTTATGGTCATGGAGGTGCTCCTACAGCGGCAAATGACCACTGAGGAACCCATCATAGTAATGCTTGACAGTTCTTTTACACCGCACAGTGATGACATCACCTTCCAAACTGCTCCTGACTATAAAGGAGGGAG GCATATCTTCGGGAAGACTATGTTCCCAGAGGTCCCTGGAGTGCCTTGTCCCAGTGTGCACCTTATCTGGAGTCCACTGACCTCCACTGTTACTCTTCTGCCAGACCAGCACCAGTCTCACTGGAGCTTCCTGCTAGCAATCGCAGAGAGCAGGGAGAATGCAGAGTCCTCTTTTGACACAGGACTGGAACTCATGGAACATGGCAATCTGCAGTCTTCCCATTCAAAGGCTTGGGCGGAGCTATGGCTAGGAAGCAGGGTGGAGCTGGAAGGGCTGGTACATCTGAATCGAGCTTTGATTGGCTGCATGTTCTACCTCCTCAGTGCATTCCCCTCATTATCAGAGACACCTATCCAGTTTGGGGGAGTCAGCCCTGGAGGACTGTCTAATGGGGGCCAGGGGCAGGACTACTGGGGACATGTTTTCTGGGATCAG GACTTGTGGATATATCCCAATATTGCACTCTTTCACCCTAAACTGGCCAGAGCTGTCCTGGACTATAGAATGCGGACATTGGAGGGCGCCAAAGCCAATGCCCAGAAGCAGGGCTATAAG GGCTTGAAGTTCCCATGGGAGAGTGCCATATCTGGTTATGAGGTGTGCGCAGTCAATATTTATGGACAGCAGGAGATCCACATTAATGGAGCTGTAACTCTTGCCTTCCAGAATTACCTCTACCTAACACAG GACCTTGCAGTGTTCACAGAGGGGTATGGCAGTGAAGTGGTGTGGTGCATAGCAGATTACTGGGTGTCCCGGGTTACCTGGAACCCTGATGATCGGCAATACCACATTAAGG GAGTGATGCCTCCTGATGAGTATTACTACAATGTTGACAACTCGGTGTACACAAACTCTGTGGCCAAAtacag tctgcagTTTGCAGTGGAGTTGGCTAACCTGCTACAGCATCCTGCACCTTCAGAGTGGCAAGAAGTGGCTGATAAGCTCAAAATTCCATTTGACCCGGAACTAAAATACCACCCAGAGTTTGATGGTTACAAAAGGG GGAGTCAAGTaaagcaggcagacacagtATTGCTAGGATACCCACTGGGTTTACCCATGAGCCGAGAAGTTAGGCAGAATGACTTGGAATGTTATGAGTCTGTCACTGACCCACTCGGTCCTGCTATGACCTGG AGTGTATTTGCAGTGGGTTGGTTGGAGCTTGGTGAAGCTGAGAAAGCACAACAGGTTCTGCAAAAGTGTTTTAAGAACATCCAGGGACCCTTCCAG GTATGGAGTGAGTCTTCCGATGGCTCTGGAGCTGTTAACTTCCTCACTGGCATGGGTGGATTTTTGCAGGCAGTCCTGTTTGGGTACACTGGCTTCAG GGTGCAAAGGGACTGTCTAATGTTTGCCCCACTGTTACCTGATGATGTGGCTGTGCTCAGTGTGAAAGGTGTGAGTTACCTTGGAAATAAGATGGATTGGTTGGTGAAGAAACAGGAAATCAGTGTTGTAGTGAGGAAGCAGGCAGAGGATTCTGGGATTGATAAACCTTCTCCTCTGGAGATTGTCCTGACAAGGTCAGGAAACATAATTCCTCTTATCCCAG gGCAGTTGGTGATGTTTCCAAAGCAACCTGGCAAGATCCAAAAGCAAAATTCTAAGTCATATTGCTGGTTTCTTTGA
- the pgghg gene encoding protein-glucosylgalactosylhydroxylysine glucosidase isoform X1, whose amino-acid sequence MEQTITTLIGGCAAVRLGLVNITDVSCLYNGQNFLKMASNFADPYIFSSDTLPSDPRFLPPLANGQLGWRVFEKIMHMGGVYNGEGGACHRADIPCPLAVWMSTEEEGKHTYSLDTHAGIFTHTILTSYVEASQLFYAHRQFPNLMVMEVLLQRQMTTEEPIIVMLDSSFTPHSDDITFQTAPDYKGGRHIFGKTMFPEVPGVPCPSVHLIWSPLTSTVTLLPDQHQSHWSFLLAIAESRENAESSFDTGLELMEHGNLQSSHSKAWAELWLGSRVELEGLVHLNRALIGCMFYLLSAFPSLSETPIQFGGVSPGGLSNGGQGQDYWGHVFWDQDLWIYPNIALFHPKLARAVLDYRMRTLEGAKANAQKQGYKGLKFPWESAISGYEVCAVNIYGQQEIHINGAVTLAFQNYLYLTQDLAVFTEGYGSEVVWCIADYWVSRVTWNPDDRQYHIKGVMPPDEYYYNVDNSVYTNSVAKYSLQFAVELANLLQHPAPSEWQEVADKLKIPFDPELKYHPEFDGYKRGSQVKQADTVLLGYPLGLPMSREVRQNDLECYESVTDPLGPAMTWSVFAVGWLELGEAEKAQQVLQKCFKNIQGPFQVWSESSDGSGAVNFLTGMGGFLQAVLFGYTGFRVQRDCLMFAPLLPDDVAVLSVKGVSYLGNKMDWLVKKQEISVVVRKQAEDSGIDKPSPLEIVLTRSGNIIPLIPGQLVMFPKQPGKIQKQNSKSYCWFL is encoded by the exons ATGGAACAAACCATTACAACATTAATCGGGGGTTGTGCTGCAGTGAGATTGGGATTGGTAAACATAACTGATGTG agTTGTTTGTACAATGGCCAAAACTTCTTGAAGATGGCATCAAACTTCGCTGACCCATACATCTTCTCATCTGACACACTTCCCTCTGACCCTCGGTTCCTGCCACCATTGGCTAATGGGCAGCTGGGTTGGAGAGTGTTTGAGAAAATCATGCATATGGGTGGAGTCTATaatggagagggaggagccTGTCACCGTGCTGATATTCCATGTCCACTTGCAGTCTGGATGAGCACAGAGGAGGaaggaaaacacacatacagtttgGACACTCATGCTG gtATATTCACTCACACCATACTTACCTCTTATGTGGAGGCATCTCAGCTGTTCTATGCTCACCGGCAGTTCCCAAACCTTATGGTCATGGAGGTGCTCCTACAGCGGCAAATGACCACTGAGGAACCCATCATAGTAATGCTTGACAGTTCTTTTACACCGCACAGTGATGACATCACCTTCCAAACTGCTCCTGACTATAAAGGAGGGAG GCATATCTTCGGGAAGACTATGTTCCCAGAGGTCCCTGGAGTGCCTTGTCCCAGTGTGCACCTTATCTGGAGTCCACTGACCTCCACTGTTACTCTTCTGCCAGACCAGCACCAGTCTCACTGGAGCTTCCTGCTAGCAATCGCAGAGAGCAGGGAGAATGCAGAGTCCTCTTTTGACACAGGACTGGAACTCATGGAACATGGCAATCTGCAGTCTTCCCATTCAAAGGCTTGGGCGGAGCTATGGCTAGGAAGCAGGGTGGAGCTGGAAGGGCTGGTACATCTGAATCGAGCTTTGATTGGCTGCATGTTCTACCTCCTCAGTGCATTCCCCTCATTATCAGAGACACCTATCCAGTTTGGGGGAGTCAGCCCTGGAGGACTGTCTAATGGGGGCCAGGGGCAGGACTACTGGGGACATGTTTTCTGGGATCAG GACTTGTGGATATATCCCAATATTGCACTCTTTCACCCTAAACTGGCCAGAGCTGTCCTGGACTATAGAATGCGGACATTGGAGGGCGCCAAAGCCAATGCCCAGAAGCAGGGCTATAAG GGCTTGAAGTTCCCATGGGAGAGTGCCATATCTGGTTATGAGGTGTGCGCAGTCAATATTTATGGACAGCAGGAGATCCACATTAATGGAGCTGTAACTCTTGCCTTCCAGAATTACCTCTACCTAACACAG GACCTTGCAGTGTTCACAGAGGGGTATGGCAGTGAAGTGGTGTGGTGCATAGCAGATTACTGGGTGTCCCGGGTTACCTGGAACCCTGATGATCGGCAATACCACATTAAGG GAGTGATGCCTCCTGATGAGTATTACTACAATGTTGACAACTCGGTGTACACAAACTCTGTGGCCAAAtacag tctgcagTTTGCAGTGGAGTTGGCTAACCTGCTACAGCATCCTGCACCTTCAGAGTGGCAAGAAGTGGCTGATAAGCTCAAAATTCCATTTGACCCGGAACTAAAATACCACCCAGAGTTTGATGGTTACAAAAGGG GGAGTCAAGTaaagcaggcagacacagtATTGCTAGGATACCCACTGGGTTTACCCATGAGCCGAGAAGTTAGGCAGAATGACTTGGAATGTTATGAGTCTGTCACTGACCCACTCGGTCCTGCTATGACCTGG AGTGTATTTGCAGTGGGTTGGTTGGAGCTTGGTGAAGCTGAGAAAGCACAACAGGTTCTGCAAAAGTGTTTTAAGAACATCCAGGGACCCTTCCAG GTATGGAGTGAGTCTTCCGATGGCTCTGGAGCTGTTAACTTCCTCACTGGCATGGGTGGATTTTTGCAGGCAGTCCTGTTTGGGTACACTGGCTTCAG GGTGCAAAGGGACTGTCTAATGTTTGCCCCACTGTTACCTGATGATGTGGCTGTGCTCAGTGTGAAAGGTGTGAGTTACCTTGGAAATAAGATGGATTGGTTGGTGAAGAAACAGGAAATCAGTGTTGTAGTGAGGAAGCAGGCAGAGGATTCTGGGATTGATAAACCTTCTCCTCTGGAGATTGTCCTGACAAGGTCAGGAAACATAATTCCTCTTATCCCAG gGCAGTTGGTGATGTTTCCAAAGCAACCTGGCAAGATCCAAAAGCAAAATTCTAAGTCATATTGCTGGTTTCTTTGA